The following are encoded together in the Streptomyces flavofungini genome:
- a CDS encoding suppressor of fused domain protein — protein sequence MADVLALVEARMRSGLGEPDARAAVTFLGTDRIEVLRFTDGDVVRYATLGMSAHPMTDPTAVLADPVKGPRAELVLSVRGGLVDTDKVLRPLAVLAASPQVEGLVVAPGASLDVGEPLWPGAPFTSVLVAEPGGLVEDLDLDALMDPVRFLPLLPMTPNEAAWKRVHGAGALQERWLTGGTDLRDPLRRSVALD from the coding sequence ATGGCTGATGTTCTTGCGCTGGTCGAGGCCCGGATGCGAAGTGGCCTGGGGGAACCGGACGCACGCGCGGCGGTGACGTTCCTGGGCACGGACCGCATCGAAGTGTTGCGCTTCACGGACGGGGACGTCGTGCGGTACGCCACGCTCGGCATGTCCGCCCACCCGATGACCGACCCCACGGCCGTGCTCGCCGACCCGGTCAAGGGCCCGCGCGCGGAGTTGGTCCTCTCCGTGCGCGGCGGCCTCGTCGACACCGACAAGGTGCTGCGCCCGCTGGCCGTGCTCGCCGCTTCGCCGCAGGTGGAAGGACTCGTGGTCGCGCCGGGGGCCTCGCTCGACGTGGGTGAGCCGCTGTGGCCGGGCGCCCCGTTCACCTCGGTGCTCGTCGCCGAGCCGGGCGGCCTCGTCGAGGACCTGGACCTGGACGCGCTCATGGACCCCGTCCGGTTCCTGCCGCTCCTTCCGATGACGCCCAACGAGGCGGCGTGGAAGCGGGTGCACGGCGCGGGGGCTCTCCAGGAGCGCTGGCTGACCGGCGGCACGGACCTGCGCGATCCGCTGCGCAGGTCCGTGGCCCTGGACTGA